In the Anaerobacillus sp. CMMVII genome, one interval contains:
- a CDS encoding MEDS domain-containing protein, with translation MALKTNSKSISLTDNIQVNDGSHILYFYDSEEKYLENLVSFILAAKSMNQHVIVIESYELYMALLDRLGEKLIELELIDFLHYKNNKEFYETHGNFKFEQALSNFKTTVQPFVDGDLSVRVWGKVAWNDLSVSKEVLNKYECQCDLTVSEIGYLTVCCYDGKEVPSTVLTDLMKSHPYFMTDTNLVKSSLYNHPDETIFPSLAAQKKIETELDFYRQKLDFIHVVAHEVRNPLTVIKSFATILKNEIGDRDKQTKLSLIEDYSVAIDHEINHIIQTEQMLTTDTFWKMKLIKARPVIEEVLEIMTIKGRTQNVVLVSDLQVPTNTIINGNLMGFRLIISNLLSNAIKYSFEGHTVTFKSFVEKGNLHINIIDTGVGMSKQECEKLFQKYQKINQEAAGQGIGLFMVYQIVTHFKGEINVSSEPGKGTDIRVSFPV, from the coding sequence ATGGCACTAAAGACAAATTCTAAATCTATTTCTTTAACAGATAACATTCAAGTGAATGATGGGTCTCATATCTTGTATTTTTATGATTCTGAAGAGAAATATCTTGAAAATCTAGTATCTTTCATATTAGCTGCAAAAAGTATGAATCAGCATGTTATTGTTATTGAGAGCTATGAGCTTTATATGGCCTTATTAGATAGATTAGGAGAGAAATTGATAGAGTTGGAGCTTATTGATTTCCTCCATTATAAAAATAATAAAGAATTTTATGAAACTCATGGGAACTTTAAATTTGAGCAGGCATTGAGTAATTTTAAGACAACTGTGCAACCGTTTGTCGATGGGGATCTTTCAGTTCGAGTATGGGGAAAGGTAGCTTGGAACGATCTTTCTGTTAGTAAAGAAGTGTTAAATAAATACGAATGCCAATGTGACCTAACTGTCAGCGAAATTGGCTATTTGACTGTTTGTTGTTACGATGGGAAAGAGGTTCCCTCTACGGTTCTAACAGACTTGATGAAAAGTCATCCGTATTTTATGACGGATACAAACTTAGTGAAATCATCTTTATATAATCATCCTGATGAAACGATTTTCCCCTCTTTAGCAGCGCAAAAAAAGATTGAAACAGAACTTGACTTCTACCGCCAAAAACTTGATTTTATTCACGTTGTCGCTCATGAGGTGCGAAATCCGTTAACAGTCATCAAATCTTTCGCCACAATATTAAAAAATGAAATAGGTGATAGAGATAAACAAACAAAGCTAAGCTTAATTGAAGATTATTCAGTTGCAATTGACCATGAAATCAATCATATCATCCAAACTGAACAAATGTTGACAACAGATACTTTTTGGAAAATGAAATTAATTAAAGCACGACCTGTTATTGAAGAAGTACTAGAGATTATGACGATTAAAGGAAGAACCCAAAATGTTGTTCTTGTTTCTGATCTTCAAGTACCTACGAATACAATTATCAATGGAAATTTAATGGGTTTTCGATTGATTATTTCTAATCTTCTAAGCAATGCCATTAAATATAGTTTTGAGGGACATACAGTTACGTTTAAGAGTTTTGTTGAAAAAGGTAATTTACATATAAATATTATTGATACAGGTGTAGGGATGAGTAAACAAGAGTGTGAAAAGCTCTTTCAAAAATATCAAAAGATTAATCAAGAAGCGGCAGGACAAGGGATAGGGCTATTTATGGTCTATCAAATCGTTACTCACTTTAAAGGCGAAATCAACGTTAGTAGTGAACCAGGGAAAGGTACAGATATTCGCGTGTCATTTCCGGTTTAG
- a CDS encoding molybdopterin-dependent oxidoreductase translates to MKWLRTIHLIHGILFTLMLLSGLFLYGTTTRTWFNQIGFPMVQFHIAIAFLYCGVILLSMYRVGRYLLKKPPIKKFNFIWMIVFFFLWTVSGLLMYFQAAVPTGIRNGAVVVHDWSTFLFIPWLLTHTICHLFKISLPWPNWWNSQAVLPSRIKENILDRRDFLKLLSFSFLFLVIGGWLKWNLPILTVAENEVKRRGYFRIYNVTNDFPRYPNNEWKLTIGGLSNKKVEIGYFDLFRLPSTTIVDDFHCVTGWSVRNVEMKGILLKDLFSAYGIEANSEFVTAYSGDNVYFDSFLTRQLLDEPSYLIYEIDGEPLKAVQGYPCRLYHPDMYGYKSVKWVDRLEFTESRKLGFWQQSGGYDLDGYL, encoded by the coding sequence ATGAAATGGTTACGAACAATCCACTTAATTCATGGCATATTATTTACATTGATGCTTTTATCAGGTTTGTTCCTGTATGGTACCACAACACGAACTTGGTTTAACCAGATTGGATTTCCAATGGTTCAATTCCATATTGCCATAGCATTCTTGTATTGTGGGGTCATCCTCCTAAGCATGTATAGGGTGGGACGCTATCTACTAAAAAAACCTCCCATAAAAAAGTTTAATTTTATCTGGATGATCGTATTCTTTTTCTTATGGACGGTCTCGGGGCTACTTATGTATTTTCAGGCTGCTGTTCCTACTGGAATTCGAAATGGAGCCGTTGTTGTCCATGATTGGAGTACTTTTTTATTTATACCGTGGCTCCTCACCCATACAATTTGCCATCTATTTAAGATAAGCCTTCCTTGGCCAAATTGGTGGAATTCGCAAGCGGTATTACCTTCGCGGATAAAAGAAAATATCTTAGATCGCCGTGATTTTTTAAAATTGCTAAGCTTTTCCTTCTTATTTCTTGTGATTGGTGGCTGGCTCAAATGGAATCTACCGATATTAACAGTTGCTGAAAACGAAGTGAAACGGAGAGGATATTTTCGGATTTACAATGTAACGAATGACTTTCCACGTTATCCAAATAACGAGTGGAAGCTGACTATTGGTGGACTTTCGAATAAAAAGGTGGAAATCGGGTACTTTGATTTATTTCGACTTCCGTCAACAACGATTGTTGACGACTTTCATTGTGTGACTGGGTGGAGTGTCAGGAATGTAGAAATGAAAGGAATTCTGTTAAAAGACTTATTTAGTGCATATGGAATTGAAGCGAATAGTGAGTTTGTTACAGCATATTCCGGTGACAATGTTTATTTCGACTCATTTTTAACGAGACAATTATTAGACGAACCTTCTTATCTAATTTATGAAATAGATGGTGAGCCACTAAAAGCAGTGCAAGGCTATCCTTGCAGACTATATCATCCTGACATGTATGGATATAAATCTGTAAAATGGGTGGATCGTCTGGAATTTACTGAAAGTAGAAAACTAGGCTTTTGGCAGCAGAGTGGAGGGTATGATTTAGATGGCTACCTATAA